The Dioscorea cayenensis subsp. rotundata cultivar TDr96_F1 chromosome 19, TDr96_F1_v2_PseudoChromosome.rev07_lg8_w22 25.fasta, whole genome shotgun sequence genome includes a window with the following:
- the LOC120283757 gene encoding protein FAR1-RELATED SEQUENCE 12-like isoform X1: MVMISEISNNEEVKLDEEDSLKNCDGPGDQELEEAQKSEEKPGEPEEIPPVGPGGETLDQTPITVAVSDSALPPPPPPPPLPPPLPPSLPLPPPVADPGSAGGKTFYNEYALRVAYIMRNYIHMSHINAATATSNGAASGGDSPVEGCGAVMEVIRTTTGRWAVARFVVEHTHTLSPPVDPAGTLAGVIPVVGMEFESISMAKALYQTYSEKMGFKCKTGAGRRSRDNRTLVMQRFYCSKGSYPPSKRQQPDPEEVERKQRMMHMPYRKIAPKPLKEGDLVVIPDESPKEGTLVVEGNDCSAGEDVGLVEKEGEVEEKDSVKKPGEREGDHKKHKEGGKVPLVSNPGQSRLLRELGIRVSRYSHEERRDIISKYMKKRNGRQAVDRSIKIPSRQALAERRQRGIGGKFLSKEELETQPSNRLEETTEDEAEVSAEDIVKAGGVPIVGMVFDNEDKAYEYYVNYAGNVGFSVRKGWWDKSSKNITRSRVYVCSREGFRPKNVENEGKRSRPETRTGCPARMAIKITSSNKYRVTEFVPDHNHQLAAPLDIQLLRSQKLPVKAQPGCESSNLIPTGYKNYVRSNRMKEMRRGDAGAVLAYLQKMKGDNPSFYYAIQVDEDDQMTNVFWADAKSIMDYHYFGDVVCFDTSYKMNEYGRPFALFLGVNHHKQIIIFGAALLYDESVESFKWLFETFKMAMCGKNPKTILMEQCAAVMDAVTAVWPGTVQRLCLWHLYQNVIKLLNYTVQDSETFAHDFSQCLYDFEEEDEFVSAWNMMLDKYDLKGNEWLAKLYGEKEKWASVYGRGAFCGDMEYTLRGENLKDVLKEHLSLEKDLSSFFKEYEKLLDERRSAEIEADYHANQTTQRIPPLQLLWQTASAYTPAAFDMFRREFDLFMNCVVFIRVEVGTLSQYEVTVREKTKGHIVRFDSSNVSVTCSCNKFKYVGIQCCHVLKVLDLKNIKELPPQFILKRWRKDAKVENMRENHEFGLDGDLSSSVSQRYSSLCRILYKIAARASENSEAFALMVNHSDQVLEQVETILQTALVEKTLPPNNSKAQPQKVVGSANFSHDNNENQRISGRKKKEGVVRRRPHGVLEPSKRQKGQNGQSNELETSTIDVEQPVTLDSIPLQPRIPSNQFLTSSHFMQAPYVPGHHQFGLGTTQGFHAMTQFNQDTSAVALQQQPFHGGAHLNQDSSLSQIVLSELTKATDLIGVSVMTAVQPFPTPDMHSLQFVAGNPQLDHQTGDQGHCAVPVWDFL, translated from the exons ATGGTGATGATCTCTGAGATCTCTAACAACGAGGAGGTGAAGCTGGACGAAGAGGATAGCCTGAAGAATTGCGATGGCCCTGGCGATCAAGAGCTTGAAGAAGCTCAGAAGAGCGAGGAGAAACCCGGGGAACCAGAGGAAATCCCCCCAGTTGGTCCGGGGGGCGAAACCCTCGATCAAACCCCAATTACTGTTGCTGTGTCTGATTCAGCCCttccccctcctcctcctcctccaccgcTGCCACCGCCGCTGCCGCCATCGCTACCGCTACCGCCACCGGTGGCGGACCCTGGGTCAGCTGGCGGAAAGACGTTCTATAACGAGTATGCCCTGCGGGTCGCCTACATCATGCGAAATTACATCCATATGAGCCACATAAATGCTGCGACAGCCACTAGCAATGGCGCCGCTTCGGGAGGTGATTCACCTGTGGAGGGATGTGGGGCTGTCATGGAGGTCATACGAACGACCACGGGTAGGTGGGCTGTCGCGAGGTTTGTGGTTGAGCACACTCACACGCTCTCTCCGCCAGTAGACCCTGCTGGGACTCTCGCAGGGGTTATTCCGGTGGTGGGGATGGAGTTTGAGTCCATCTCAATGGCGAAGGCGCTTTACCAGACTTATAGTGAGAAGATGGGGTTTAAGTGCAAGACTGGGGCTGGCCGGAGGTCAAGGGATAACCGGACTTTGGTGATGCAGAGGTTTTATTGCTCGAAAGGAAGCTATCCACCCTCTAAGCGGCAGCAACCAGACCCTGAGGAGGTGGAACGAAAGCAGAGAATGATGCACATGCCATATAGAAAAATTGCTCCAAAACCATTGAAGGAAGGTGATTTGGTGGTGATTCCAGATGAGAGTCCAAAGGAAGGAACTTTGGTGGTGGAGGGCAATGACTGCTCAGCAGGGGAAGATGTGGGGCTGGTTGAGAAAGAAGGGGAAGTGGAGGAGAAGGACTCGGTGAAGAAGCCGGGGGAGAGGGAAGGTGATCATAAGAAGCATAAGGAGGGTGGAAAAGTGCCACTGGTGAGTAATCCTGGACAATCACGATTGTTGAGGGAGCTAGGCATTAGAGTGTCACGATACTCACATGAGGAGAGGAGGGATATCATTTCAAAGTACATGAAGAAGCGGAATGGCCGGCAGGCAGTAGATAGGTCTATTAAG ATACCCTCAAGGCAAGCTCTTGCAGAAAGGCGGCAGCGTGGCATTGGTGGAAAATTTCTCAGTAAAGAAGAGTTGGAAACACAG CCTTCAAACAGGCTAGAAGAAACCACTGAAGATGAGGCAGAAGTTTCTGCCGAAGATATTGTAAAAGCTGGAGGtgtgcctattgttggcatggtCTTTGATAATGAAGATAAAGCATATGAGTATTATGTTAATTATGCTGGTAATGTTGGATTCAGTGTCCGCAAAGGGTGGTGGGACAAATCTTCAAAAAACATTACTAGGTCAAGGGTGTATGTATGTTCACGAGAGGGCTTTCGTCCAAAAAATGTTGAGAATGAGGGGAAGAGATCTAGGCCTGAAACTAGAACTGGTTGTCCTGCTCGCATGGCTATTAAAATTACCTCCAGCAACAAATATCGTGTGACAGAGTTTGTGCCAGACCATAATCATCAGCTTGCTGCGCCTTTAGACATACAACTATTGAGGTCACAGAAGCTACCAGTTAAGGCTCAACCAGGTTGCGAAAGTTCTAATCTGATTCCTACTGGTTATAAGAATTATGTCCGGTCTAACCGaatgaaagagatgaggagGGGAGATGCTGGAGCAGTTTTGGCATATTTGCAAAAGATGAAAGGTGATAACCCATCCTTCTACTATGCCATCCAAGTTGATGAAGATGATCAAATGACCAATGTCTTTTGGGCAGATGCAAAATCTATAATGGACTATCACTACTTTGGTGATGTCGTATGTTTTGATACATCATATAAAATGAATGAATACGGCAGGCCCTTTGCACTGTTTCTTGGCGTAAATCATCACaagcaaattataatttttggtGCGGCATTGCTTTATGATGAAAGTGTAGAATCTTTTAAGTGGTTATTTGAGACTTTCAAGATGGCCATGTGTGggaaaaatccaaaaacaataTTGATGGAACAATGTGCTGCAGTGATGGATGCTGTAACTGCTGTTTGGCCAGGTACAGTGCAACGTCTTTGCCTATGGCACTTATATCAGAATGTTATCAAACTCCTAAATTATACTGTCCAGGATTCAGAAACTTTTGCACACGATTTCAGCCAATGTCTTTATGATTTTGAGGAGGAAGATGAGTTTGTTTCAGCATGGAATATGATGCTAGATAAGTACGATCTTAAAGGCAATGAATGGTTGGCGAAGCTATATGGTGAAAAGGAAAAATGGGCTTCAGTATATGGTCGAGGTGCATTTTGTGGTGACATGGAATATACACTTCGAGGTGAGAACTTGAAAGATGTGCTTAAAGAACATTTGAGCCTGGAGAAAGATCTATCTTCCTTCTTTAAGGAATATGAGAAATTATTGGATGAACGACGCAGTGCAGAAATAGAAGCTGATTATCATGCAAATCAGACTACACAAAGAATACCCCCTTTGCAGTTACTGTGGCAAACCGCCAGTGCTTACACACCGGCAGCATTTGACATGTTCAGAAGGGAGTTTGATCTGTTCATGAATTGTGTGGTTTTTATTCGTGTTGAAGTTGGTACATTATCTCAGTATGAAGTTACTGTCAGGGAGAAAACTAAAGGACACATTGTCAGATTTGACTCATCAAATGTGTCAGTCACATGCAGTTGTAACAAGTTCAAATATGTTGGGATACAATGTTGTCATGTGCTGAAGGTGTTAGATTTAAAGAACATCAAAGAGCTACCACCACAGTTCATTTtgaagagatggagaaaagatgcaAAGGTTGAGAACATGCGAGAGAATCATGAATTTGGACTTGATGGTGACCTGAGCTCATCTGTATCACAACGATATAGCTCTTTGTGCCGCATATTATACAAAATTGCAGCGAGGGCTTCAGAAAATTCAGAAGCATTTGCATTAATGGTTAACCATTCAGATCAGGTACTTGAACAAGTGGAAACAATACTCCAAACAGCACTTGTGGAGAAAACTTTGCCACCCAACAACAGTAAGGCTCAACCACAAAAGGTTGTTGGAAGTGCAAATTTTTCCCATGATAATAATGAAAACCAGAGGATCAgtggaagaaaaaagaaggaaggAGTGGTACGCCGAAGGCCCCATGGTGTACTTGAGCCAAGCAAAAGGCAAAAAGGGCAAAATG GTCAGTCTAATGAGCTGGAAACTTCAACAATAGATGTCGAACAACCTGTGACATTGGATAGCATTCCGTTGCAACCAAGGATACCTTCTAATCAGTTTCTTACATCGAGCCATTTTATGCAG GCACCTTATGTTCCTGGTCATCATCAGTTTGGTCTTGGCACTACTCAAGGTTTTCACGCCATGACTCAATTTAATCAG gATACTTCTGCAGTTGCTTTACAGCAACAACCATTCCATGGTGGAGCTCACTTAAATCAG GATTCAAGCCTCTCACAGATAGTACTCAGTGAATTAACAAAGGCAACTGATCTAATTGGCGTATCAGTTATG ACTGCTGTTCAGCCTTTCCCAACTCCTGACATGCACTCCCTGCAATTTGTGGCCGGCAATCCTCAGTTGGACCACCAGACCGGTGACCAAGGGCATTGTGCTGTTCCAGTTTGGGATTTCCTTTGA
- the LOC120283757 gene encoding protein FAR1-RELATED SEQUENCE 12-like isoform X2 — translation MVMISEISNNEEVKLDEEDSLKNCDGPGDQELEEAQKSEEKPGEPEEIPPVGPGGETLDQTPITVAVSDSALPPPPPPPPLPPPLPPSLPLPPPVADPGSAGGKTFYNEYALRVAYIMRNYIHMSHINAATATSNGAASGGDSPVEGCGAVMEVIRTTTGRWAVARFVVEHTHTLSPPVDPAGTLAGVIPVVGMEFESISMAKALYQTYSEKMGFKCKTGAGRRSRDNRTLVMQRFYCSKGSYPPSKRQQPDPEEVERKQRMMHMPYRKIAPKPLKEGDLVVIPDESPKEGTLVVEGNDCSAGEDVGLVEKEGEVEEKDSVKKPGEREGDHKKHKEGGKVPLVSNPGQSRLLRELGIRVSRYSHEERRDIISKYMKKRNGRQAVDRSIKIPSRQALAERRQRGIGGKFLSKEELETQPSNRLEETTEDEAEVSAEDIVKAGGVPIVGMVFDNEDKAYEYYVNYAGNVGFSVRKGWWDKSSKNITRSRVYVCSREGFRPKNVENEGKRSRPETRTGCPARMAIKITSSNKYRVTEFVPDHNHQLAAPLDIQLLRSQKLPVKAQPGCESSNLIPTGYKNYVRSNRMKEMRRGDAGAVLAYLQKMKGDNPSFYYAIQVDEDDQMTNVFWADAKSIMDYHYFGDVVCFDTSYKMNEYGRPFALFLGVNHHKQIIIFGAALLYDESVESFKWLFETFKMAMCGKNPKTILMEQCAAVMDAVTAVWPGTVQRLCLWHLYQNVIKLLNYTVQDSETFAHDFSQCLYDFEEEDEFVSAWNMMLDKYDLKGNEWLAKLYGEKEKWASVYGRGAFCGDMEYTLRGENLKDVLKEHLSLEKDLSSFFKEYEKLLDERRSAEIEADYHANQTTQRIPPLQLLWQTASAYTPAAFDMFRREFDLFMNCVVFIRVEVGTLSQYEVTVREKTKGHIVRFDSSNVSVTCSCNKFKYVGIQCCHVLKVLDLKNIKELPPQFILKRWRKDAKVENMRENHEFGLDGDLSSSVSQRYSSLCRILYKIAARASENSEAFALMVNHSDQVLEQVETILQTALVEKTLPPNNSKAQPQKVVGSANFSHDNNENQRISGRKKKEGVVRRRPHGVLEPSKRQKGQNGQSNELETSTIDVEQPVTLDSIPLQPRIPSNQFLTSSHFMQAPYVPGHHQFGLGTTQGFHAMTQFNQDTSAVALQQQPFHGGAHLNQTAVQPFPTPDMHSLQFVAGNPQLDHQTGDQGHCAVPVWDFL, via the exons ATGGTGATGATCTCTGAGATCTCTAACAACGAGGAGGTGAAGCTGGACGAAGAGGATAGCCTGAAGAATTGCGATGGCCCTGGCGATCAAGAGCTTGAAGAAGCTCAGAAGAGCGAGGAGAAACCCGGGGAACCAGAGGAAATCCCCCCAGTTGGTCCGGGGGGCGAAACCCTCGATCAAACCCCAATTACTGTTGCTGTGTCTGATTCAGCCCttccccctcctcctcctcctccaccgcTGCCACCGCCGCTGCCGCCATCGCTACCGCTACCGCCACCGGTGGCGGACCCTGGGTCAGCTGGCGGAAAGACGTTCTATAACGAGTATGCCCTGCGGGTCGCCTACATCATGCGAAATTACATCCATATGAGCCACATAAATGCTGCGACAGCCACTAGCAATGGCGCCGCTTCGGGAGGTGATTCACCTGTGGAGGGATGTGGGGCTGTCATGGAGGTCATACGAACGACCACGGGTAGGTGGGCTGTCGCGAGGTTTGTGGTTGAGCACACTCACACGCTCTCTCCGCCAGTAGACCCTGCTGGGACTCTCGCAGGGGTTATTCCGGTGGTGGGGATGGAGTTTGAGTCCATCTCAATGGCGAAGGCGCTTTACCAGACTTATAGTGAGAAGATGGGGTTTAAGTGCAAGACTGGGGCTGGCCGGAGGTCAAGGGATAACCGGACTTTGGTGATGCAGAGGTTTTATTGCTCGAAAGGAAGCTATCCACCCTCTAAGCGGCAGCAACCAGACCCTGAGGAGGTGGAACGAAAGCAGAGAATGATGCACATGCCATATAGAAAAATTGCTCCAAAACCATTGAAGGAAGGTGATTTGGTGGTGATTCCAGATGAGAGTCCAAAGGAAGGAACTTTGGTGGTGGAGGGCAATGACTGCTCAGCAGGGGAAGATGTGGGGCTGGTTGAGAAAGAAGGGGAAGTGGAGGAGAAGGACTCGGTGAAGAAGCCGGGGGAGAGGGAAGGTGATCATAAGAAGCATAAGGAGGGTGGAAAAGTGCCACTGGTGAGTAATCCTGGACAATCACGATTGTTGAGGGAGCTAGGCATTAGAGTGTCACGATACTCACATGAGGAGAGGAGGGATATCATTTCAAAGTACATGAAGAAGCGGAATGGCCGGCAGGCAGTAGATAGGTCTATTAAG ATACCCTCAAGGCAAGCTCTTGCAGAAAGGCGGCAGCGTGGCATTGGTGGAAAATTTCTCAGTAAAGAAGAGTTGGAAACACAG CCTTCAAACAGGCTAGAAGAAACCACTGAAGATGAGGCAGAAGTTTCTGCCGAAGATATTGTAAAAGCTGGAGGtgtgcctattgttggcatggtCTTTGATAATGAAGATAAAGCATATGAGTATTATGTTAATTATGCTGGTAATGTTGGATTCAGTGTCCGCAAAGGGTGGTGGGACAAATCTTCAAAAAACATTACTAGGTCAAGGGTGTATGTATGTTCACGAGAGGGCTTTCGTCCAAAAAATGTTGAGAATGAGGGGAAGAGATCTAGGCCTGAAACTAGAACTGGTTGTCCTGCTCGCATGGCTATTAAAATTACCTCCAGCAACAAATATCGTGTGACAGAGTTTGTGCCAGACCATAATCATCAGCTTGCTGCGCCTTTAGACATACAACTATTGAGGTCACAGAAGCTACCAGTTAAGGCTCAACCAGGTTGCGAAAGTTCTAATCTGATTCCTACTGGTTATAAGAATTATGTCCGGTCTAACCGaatgaaagagatgaggagGGGAGATGCTGGAGCAGTTTTGGCATATTTGCAAAAGATGAAAGGTGATAACCCATCCTTCTACTATGCCATCCAAGTTGATGAAGATGATCAAATGACCAATGTCTTTTGGGCAGATGCAAAATCTATAATGGACTATCACTACTTTGGTGATGTCGTATGTTTTGATACATCATATAAAATGAATGAATACGGCAGGCCCTTTGCACTGTTTCTTGGCGTAAATCATCACaagcaaattataatttttggtGCGGCATTGCTTTATGATGAAAGTGTAGAATCTTTTAAGTGGTTATTTGAGACTTTCAAGATGGCCATGTGTGggaaaaatccaaaaacaataTTGATGGAACAATGTGCTGCAGTGATGGATGCTGTAACTGCTGTTTGGCCAGGTACAGTGCAACGTCTTTGCCTATGGCACTTATATCAGAATGTTATCAAACTCCTAAATTATACTGTCCAGGATTCAGAAACTTTTGCACACGATTTCAGCCAATGTCTTTATGATTTTGAGGAGGAAGATGAGTTTGTTTCAGCATGGAATATGATGCTAGATAAGTACGATCTTAAAGGCAATGAATGGTTGGCGAAGCTATATGGTGAAAAGGAAAAATGGGCTTCAGTATATGGTCGAGGTGCATTTTGTGGTGACATGGAATATACACTTCGAGGTGAGAACTTGAAAGATGTGCTTAAAGAACATTTGAGCCTGGAGAAAGATCTATCTTCCTTCTTTAAGGAATATGAGAAATTATTGGATGAACGACGCAGTGCAGAAATAGAAGCTGATTATCATGCAAATCAGACTACACAAAGAATACCCCCTTTGCAGTTACTGTGGCAAACCGCCAGTGCTTACACACCGGCAGCATTTGACATGTTCAGAAGGGAGTTTGATCTGTTCATGAATTGTGTGGTTTTTATTCGTGTTGAAGTTGGTACATTATCTCAGTATGAAGTTACTGTCAGGGAGAAAACTAAAGGACACATTGTCAGATTTGACTCATCAAATGTGTCAGTCACATGCAGTTGTAACAAGTTCAAATATGTTGGGATACAATGTTGTCATGTGCTGAAGGTGTTAGATTTAAAGAACATCAAAGAGCTACCACCACAGTTCATTTtgaagagatggagaaaagatgcaAAGGTTGAGAACATGCGAGAGAATCATGAATTTGGACTTGATGGTGACCTGAGCTCATCTGTATCACAACGATATAGCTCTTTGTGCCGCATATTATACAAAATTGCAGCGAGGGCTTCAGAAAATTCAGAAGCATTTGCATTAATGGTTAACCATTCAGATCAGGTACTTGAACAAGTGGAAACAATACTCCAAACAGCACTTGTGGAGAAAACTTTGCCACCCAACAACAGTAAGGCTCAACCACAAAAGGTTGTTGGAAGTGCAAATTTTTCCCATGATAATAATGAAAACCAGAGGATCAgtggaagaaaaaagaaggaaggAGTGGTACGCCGAAGGCCCCATGGTGTACTTGAGCCAAGCAAAAGGCAAAAAGGGCAAAATG GTCAGTCTAATGAGCTGGAAACTTCAACAATAGATGTCGAACAACCTGTGACATTGGATAGCATTCCGTTGCAACCAAGGATACCTTCTAATCAGTTTCTTACATCGAGCCATTTTATGCAG GCACCTTATGTTCCTGGTCATCATCAGTTTGGTCTTGGCACTACTCAAGGTTTTCACGCCATGACTCAATTTAATCAG gATACTTCTGCAGTTGCTTTACAGCAACAACCATTCCATGGTGGAGCTCACTTAAATCAG ACTGCTGTTCAGCCTTTCCCAACTCCTGACATGCACTCCCTGCAATTTGTGGCCGGCAATCCTCAGTTGGACCACCAGACCGGTGACCAAGGGCATTGTGCTGTTCCAGTTTGGGATTTCCTTTGA
- the LOC120283467 gene encoding probable arabinosyltransferase ARAD1, giving the protein MKSSIPLLLCFSFLSLLSLYLISSQNPRNHNPNLRLTSMQPRLKVLVADLPRSFNYGLLDVYWSLSSADSRISSSDPDPLLRRHLSTRRPLLYPENPLIKQYSAEYWLLGDLETPAEVRSAASVAERVFDLEKADVVFVPFFATLSAEMELGWGRKGGFGKKEGNRDYERQKEVVERVRASDAWKRSGGRDHVFVLTDPVAMWHVRAAIAPAILLVVDFGGWYKIDSKTSGGNSSHMVQHTQVSLLKDVIVPYTHMLPRLHLSDDKHRHTLLYFKGAKHRHRGGQVREKLWDLLVNESDVIMEEGFPNVTGREQSIQGMRNSEFCLHPAGDTPTSCRLFDAISSLCIPVIVSDSIELPFEGMVDYSKFSLFVSVNNALVPKWLVNYLKNISKAEKEMLRQNLAQVQPIFEYDNGSPGGIGAVPSEGAVNYIWRKIHQKVPMIREAIIREKRKPQGVSIPLRCHCT; this is encoded by the exons ATGAAGAGCTCCATCCCGCTGCTCCTCTGCTTCTCCttcctctctcttctctctctctaccTCATCTCCTCCCAAAACCCTAGGAACCATAACCCTAATCTCCGCCTCACTTCCATGCAGCCCCGGCTCAAGGTGCTTGTTGCCGACCTCCCACGCTCCTTCAACTATGGCCTTCTCGACGTGTATTGGTCCCTCTCCTCCGCTGACTCTCGCATTTCCTCCTCCGATCCTGATCCACTCCTACGCCGTCATCTCTCCACCCGGAGACCCCTCCTGTACCCTGAGAATCCTCTCATTAAACAGTATAGTGCGGAGTACTGGCTGCTCGGCGACCTCGAGACGCCGGCAGAAGTGAGGTCGGCGGCGTCTGTGGCTGAGCGTGTgtttgatttggagaaggctgaTGTGGTTTTTGTTCCGTTCTTCGCGACGCTGAGCGCGGAGATGGAGCTGGGGTGGGGGAGGAAAGGGGGATTTGGGAAGAAGGAGGGGAATAGAGATTATGAGAGGCAGAAGGAGGTAGTGGAAAGGGTCAGGGCTTCGGATGCTTGGAAGAGGTCGGGGGGTCGGGATCATGTCTTCGTCTTGACTG ACCCAGTTGCAATGTGGCATGTTAGAGCTGCGATAGCTCCTGCCATTCTTCTGGTGGTTGACTTTGGCGGATGGTATAAGATTGACTCTAAAACATCTGGTGGTAACTCTTCACATATGGTTCAACACACTCAAGTGTCATTACTCAAAGATGTGATTGTGCCTTACACTCATATGCTCCCAAGGCTTCATTTATCTGATGATAAGCATAGGCACACCCTTCTCTACTTCAAAGGGGCTAAACACAGACATCGG GGAGGGCAAGTTCGTGAAAAATTGTGGGATCTGCTGGTTAATGAGTCAGATGTGATTATGGAAGAAGGTTTCCCCAATGTAACTGGCCGTGAACAGTCCATACAAGGAATGCGAAACTCAGAATTCTGCCTGCATCCGGCAGGAGACACACCAACCTCATGTCGCCTTTTTGATGCCATTTCAAGTCTCTGCATACCAGTCATTGTTAGTGATAGCATTGAGCTACCATTTGAAGGAATGGTGGATTACTCTAAGTTTTCCCTTTTTGTTTCCGTCAACAATGCCTTGGTACCAAAATGGCTGGTAAATTATTTGAAGAACATATCTAAGGCAGAAAAGGAGATGCTACGCCAGAATTTGGCTCAAGTTCAGCCGATATTTGAATATGATAATGGCAGTCCAGGTGGTATTGGAGCTGTACCTTCTGAAGGAGCTGTGAACTACATTTGGAGAAAGATTCATCAAAAGGTGCCTATGATTAGAGAAGCAATCATCCGGGAAAAACGGAAACCTCAGGGTGTGTCTATACCTCTGCGTTGCCATTGCACATGA
- the LOC120250241 gene encoding myb family transcription factor MPH1-like, with translation MATTGRRGVRQYNRSDAPRIRWTEDLHRCFVEAINCLGGQNKATPKRILQLMGVKGLSISHVKSHLQMYRSMSSHQSNINIFLSAEDLNKLKTMQPCNSNTYNTKSHSEDPNIVSASNLEYSLSQISTIEQVLRDYWTTSNKKSKRETQISKREDEQCELTLSSLYQKHAEFEGASDGGSSTESETNKEIHMSRKKSSNSIYCRNDLEMEHVNLELTISTPDST, from the exons ATGGCAACCACTGGTAGAAGAGGAGTCAGGCAATATAATAGATCAGATGCGCCACGCATACGCTGGACCGAGGACCTTCATCGTTGCTTCGTCGAAGCCATCAATTGCCTCGGAGGACAAAACA AAGCAACTCCTAAACGTATTCTTCAATTGATGGGTGTGAAGGGACTCAGCATATCTCATGTCAAAAGCCATCTTCAG ATGTACAGAAGCATGAGCAGTCATCAATCAAACATCAATATTTTCTTATCTGCTGAAGACTTGAACAAGCTCAAGACTATGCAGCCATGCAATTCCAACACTTACAACACAAAATCTCATTCTGAAGATCCTAACATTGTCTCCGcatccaatcttgaatactcaCTGTCACAGAT ATCAACAATTGAGCAAGTTTTGAGAGATTATTGGACAACATCAAACAAGAAGAGCAAAAGAGAAACTCAGATAAGTAAGAGAGAGGATGAACAATGTGAATTGACATTATCATCATTATATCAAAAACATGCTGAATTTGAAGGAGCCAGTGATGGAGGATCAAGCACAGAATCAGAAACAAATAAAGAGATTCATAtgtcaagaaaaaaaagcaGTAATTCTATTTACTGCAGGAATGATCTTGAGATGGAACATGTAAATTTAGAGCTCACCATCTCAACACCTGACTCTACTTGA